Part of the Desulfovibrio legallii genome, TTTGTATAATAAAGGGCAGAAAACCAGGATCCAGATCCATGCCTTTGTCAATTTCGGCCAGAGCTTCCGCATACATTTCGCGGCTGAAGGCGTAGTTCGCGCGGTTGTAATAGTACGCGGCGGAGAGTTTTTCAGGCGCTGCGCCAGGGTGGGGGTCCACGCTTGCGCGAGGCTCAGGGGCGGGGCTCTCCTGCGCACGAGCAGGTACCGCGAAGGCACCCCAACACAGTGCCGCAAAAAAAAGAAAATAAAACGGAAAGGCTCGCATCAGTCGCCCCCGGCGGTATACAGCATGCTTTTTCCTGCGGTAGCATAAAGAAAATTGTTGCGATTATGCCTGTGGGCAAGGGAGGTCCAAAGGGGTCTTGGAATCTCCTCCCGCGTGAAATCAAGCAAATAATGGTCGGCGGGCAAGCTGACGCCAGAGGCCGCCAGCGCTGCGACGGCATCTCGCGAAAGCCGGACTATAGGCCGGTAGCCTGCGGCAGCAATGGCCTTCAGTGCAGCAGCCACCTCCTCCCAAGAGCTTTGTACAGCGGGCTGCACCATGATGCCGTCCCATAGCCTGCGGCTTTGCTCCATGTTGAATGGAGCTATCAACAGCAGGCTCTCGTCCAAAACCAGATTGCCGGGGGCCAGGGCGGCAATAGTCATACTGCCGACATCTCTGGCGCGCAGCACCTGCCGGGAAACCCGTCCGGCGTCTGCAGGATTCTCCGCCAAGGGCACCACACAGGCGGTAATGTCTTCCACATTAGCCGGGGCCGCGGCAACGCCGCCCACAGGCTCAATACGCCAGCGGGAAGGGAGCCTTACAATATTCAAAGAATTGAAACGCCCCTCATAGCCTTCTGCGTCATCAGTGCCCAGAGCCACGGCCCCAAGCCGCAAGGCAGGTGAAACGGGCATAAAGCCCGAACCGAGTATTTTTCCACCAAGGGACACCCGAAGTCTGTTACCCTTGAGCAAAACAGCAAACTGCCAAGGCGGCTGACTGGAAATCATTTCGTCGGCAATAGTGTACAGCCCCTGGCCGGGGACACGCTCTTGCACAAGCAGCCGCGCCCCGTGCAGCGTTATGCGCAAAAAAGCGCTGGGCGTGGCGTAGCGCAGATACACATACCGGGGCAGATCGTCTCTTTGCCTGATGATCATAGATAGAGAAACGTTATCCCATAGGCTGCTGCCCCGCAAAATAACCGGCTCAGCCCTGCCGCCCTGCGGCCTCAGCACAATATCCTGCCCCGAAATTTCCACCCTGGTGCGAAAGGCCGCCCAGCTTTCTGCGGTGCCCCCCTCTGCCACAGAAAATAGCGTGCGTTCAGCGGTTCTGCGCGAAAGCATTTCCACAAGGCGCTGCGCTGTCCATTCCGGTTTAACCTGAACGCGTGTAAGCGCAAAGATATTGTCAACTGCGGAATTGAATGGCACACCCTCTCTGGTAAACATTAATTGAAAATATTTCCGCGCGAAATACCTGTTTGCTTCTTTCAGCGCATCCGGCATTGCCGCATTAAAAGAGTTTGCAGGCACCATAACAAATGCCTGAGGCGGCTTTTGCATCAATTTTTCTAACGGCACAAAAGATTTTTTATAATACTCCGCCAACCGCGTACGCATCTGGTCTTCTGTCTCCGCCGGCAGCCCTGCGGCATCGCGCAGAAAATCCGTCAAGAAATAGCCTGGGGTCACCTTGGGCATATGCTCATTAATGGGCAACAGCCCAAGCCCCTGACTGCCCACATCCCAAAAAGGACTTTTCGCCAACGCGGCTACGTTAGACTTGGTGACGAAAAAATTATTCCACTCTTTCAGGGTGTTGGTTGTCGTAAACAAGGTGGCGTGCACCCCGGTTTTTTCCATGATCTCCTGACCGAAAATAACCGTATCCTTGCGCCCGCCCTCCATCATAAGGTATAGGGCCTTTTCAGGTAACGGCTCGCCATCACGATAATACCTGACAATATCGTCTGTTGTTATCCACTGGTAGCCCGCCGCTTCCAAAGCCGCCACGTGCCGTGCAAACTGCTCGCGAGAATTGAGCCCCGGCTTTTCGCCACGCGTGAGGGAGCTGTACGAAATGGCCGTAAAGCCATCGCGCTGCGTCCACGATTCTCGGTCAAACCGCGGCGGGGCGCCACGCTCAAGGAACAAATGCACAGCAAAGCCCCCCACTGCGATCAAAAATATCCATTGCAGGCACGAGCGCAGGGCCTTCCAGGCGTCTTTAGAAAGTACATGCATGGCCTTAACTTGCCTTGCGATCACATGGATCAGTGTGCCGTGCCTCGGCTGATGTCGCATCGGAAGGCATAACAAACATTTTTTGCTCATAGCGCCGTTTGCCTTGCGCGGCCACGTCAGCAGAGGTATTGCGCGTACCCCATTCCGATTTCCAAAAGGTCAACACTGCCACGGGAAGCTGCCACAGCAACACCGCCAGATAAAATAGGCAAAAAATTATGCCGTACGGCCAGAGTGTGCTGCGCTTGAAAAGCAGATATGAAGCGCTCATAAGCGTACTGGTTACTAAAATGCCTGCGAGGTATTTGTAGGGAAACAGCCCAAGTTCAATCGGAATGACCAGCATGGTGCGCACAACAACCAACGGGGCCAGAACCGGTAAGAGGAATCCGGCATAAAACGAAAGCGCCATAAAAGGTTCTTTTCTCCACATAAAAGAACTGGCACGCAGGGTTTCACGCAGCCACGAGCGCTTCCAGCGCATTTGCTGTTTCATAAATGTGCGCATGCGGGAAGGCACAATGGTGGAGCATACCGCTGCATCTTGATACCCGGTGCGGTGGTGGGCAAGAATAAAATTCGTCAAACTTCTGTCATCGCCAAATGTGGCCGGATAGCCAAAAAACTTCTGGTTGAGCCAGTCATCGAGATAGCGCAGCACCAAGTCTTTGCGATAACAGGCAAGCGGACCGGAAAGGCACGTTACGCCGTCAAAAACAGCTTCAGCCGCCTTCATGAACCTGAAAGCTACATAATAGCGTACTGCCTGCATCTTGGTAAGGGCGTTGGTCCACTTGTTCTGCACTTCCGTCCTGCCGGAAACAGCCCCCATCTTAGGATCACAAAAAGGCTGCACCACTTCCCGCACCGCCTCAGGCTCCAGGAAGCTGTCGGAATCAACAAATACCAGCAAGTCAAACTTGGCCCGCAATGCCCCTGCGGCAAGCGCATGGCGCTTGCCCATATTGTAAGGGGTAATCCTCCCAAAAAGAAGTAGCGTTTATGGGTAGAATTTCCGATACTGACCCGAACGGAGATTTTACATGAAAGCGTCCAGATTTTCTGACAGCCAGATTTTGGGAATTTTGAAGCAGGCCGAGAATGGGATCCCCGTGA contains:
- a CDS encoding glycosyltransferase, yielding MGKRHALAAGALRAKFDLLVFVDSDSFLEPEAVREVVQPFCDPKMGAVSGRTEVQNKWTNALTKMQAVRYYVAFRFMKAAEAVFDGVTCLSGPLACYRKDLVLRYLDDWLNQKFFGYPATFGDDRSLTNFILAHHRTGYQDAAVCSTIVPSRMRTFMKQQMRWKRSWLRETLRASSFMWRKEPFMALSFYAGFLLPVLAPLVVVRTMLVIPIELGLFPYKYLAGILVTSTLMSASYLLFKRSTLWPYGIIFCLFYLAVLLWQLPVAVLTFWKSEWGTRNTSADVAAQGKRRYEQKMFVMPSDATSAEARHTDPCDRKAS